A stretch of DNA from Sugiyamaella lignohabitans strain CBS 10342 chromosome B, complete sequence:
GCTACTTTCGACACTTTCTGTCTGTCTTTCTTCTGTCTGTCTAAAACAGCTGGCCAAGACAGTGCCTCCGCCATGACCCACTCACTACCTACCGCCGTCAAACCACCGGCCTCTGCTTCCTGATACTCTCAGTTTTACATTTGTTACCAAATGTTTTATTTCACGGAGAAGCTGGCCGttggggggtctgcctccggcggctggggctctgccccagaccccgtggctcgcttcgctcgttttGGGACCGGTGGGCAGCTGCTGGGGGTTGCTGTGGTGGGATTCAGGGGGTCTCTGTGGTGGCATTGCCAGACGAAGAGGGTGTATTTTCCAGTGGAAACGGGTCAATTGCTCTGTGAGTCGCTCGGACGGGTGTGGTCCATTCACTGGTCCATTCACTGGAGCGAGCTGAGTTGTTTTTGTGACACTGGATCACGGTCATCGTAGAGGTTCACCAGCCGGGATGGAATCTCGGAATCTCAGTTGGTGCCTGAAAAATCGAACTAAGCCAGCTGCAAGGTCTGGAGTGGCTCAGGAGTCAACTTTAGAGGGCAATTGAGTAGTTGGTTTCCCGAAAgaaacgagcgaagcgagctacggggtctggggcagagccccagccgccggaggctgacCTCAACACCCCCAAACGACCCCAGAAACCTACAGAaaaacgagcgaagcgagccacgggttCTGGGGtagagccccagccgccagagaCAGACCCTGGACCCCAGAAgaaacgagcgaagcgagctacggggtctggggcagagcccaagccgccggaggctgaaCTCCAGAAGAGAAGCCCGTGGTTCGCAAATAAAAGAACTCTTTATTAGTTTAAGTTTAGTGAAGCAAGACAGATAAGCAGGCAGGCAAGGAAGTGGATGGTATAGCGGGAaaggaggaggtggtgggtgCAAGTGTGTGGTGTGTAGGGCATGAAGCGatgaaaaaataataataaaaagggACCGCTAGAGGATGGTCCACCCACTTAACAGCAGCCGTTCTGGTTGGATTGAGAAACGTTGTGGCCACGCAAGTTGACGTTGGCCTTGTCACTCGATCCGCCCTCGCCAGCACCGCCCATTCTCTCTTTGATCTGACGGGCCATGGTCAAGAAAGCCTGCTCGACATTAGTCGAGTCTTTGGCAGACGTCTCAAGGAACGGAATGTTCATTGaatcagcaaactcctTGGCAACACTGTACTCAACCACCTTCTTATCGGCAATATCGCTCTTGTTACCCACAAGCAATTTGTTGACGCCCTCAGTGGCATAACGGTCTATCTCTTGGAACCACTGCTTGACGTTGTTGAAACTGTCTTGATCAGTCACATCGTACACCACAATAATACCGTGGGCTCCACGGTAGTATGACGAAGTGATAGTCCGGAACCGTTCCTGGCCGGCCGTGTCCCAGATCTGCAACTTGACTGTCTTGCCGTCCAAATCAATGGTTCTGATCTTGAAATCAACGCCAATCGTCGAGATATATGACTCGGTATACGAGTTGTCGGCAAATCGCAGCAACAAACACGATTTTCCTACTCCTGAGTCTCCGATAAGGAGCAGTTTGAACAGGTAGTCGTATCTACATCCTCGCGTTAGTTCCTCTTTCCTGGGactgggggagggggtctgcctccggcggctggggctctgccccagaccccgtggctcctctcgctttgttcgagtcgttacgtggGGTGTAACTGTAGCGTGGTGTtggtttggtggtgatagaAGACGCGCCATGTCTCTATCCTCCAAATTCTACCCTCCAACCGGCTGTAAACACACATCTCCGACGGTACGTGTAGAAGAGTAACTGATAGTATCACCTTGAATGTGCATTTCTCGTAGTTCAAGTTTTATCACACATCCTTCGGATGACGTGGCTCGTGTACCAGTGATACTGGATTACTGTCTACAAGCGTGATATCTGTTTTCTTGGTCCGTCGGGTGTATGCTTACTGATCCGAATATCAATCAGCATCATTACTCTGGAAATGCGTTAGATCCTGCTCTCTGGCTCTTTCAATAATGATATGAACACGACATATGCTCATTCTCTGCTGGATAAAATGATTACTTACTACTCAGCGTTCATATCGCGTGtggtttattattatctatTGAATATCTTGTCAACCAGCTGATGTGGTTCGTGTGTCGTTATTTTATGATGTTCGATTTGCAAACTTCAAAAGAGGCAAGCTGTAATCGTGTTCTGGttattggtactggtaatTGACGGTCTAATCACACAAATTATGGTCTCTCCGACTGGAAAACGTGGGAATAACCTTGGTCTTGGTGGCAATCAAATGCTAACTGATAGTTGGCGATGTAAGAGATTAACCTTAGCCAGTCTTACAATTAGAGATAATGATGAGGTGTTGTAGTGTGGTTTGTGGCGCCCGCGCGGCTAACATTCAGACcgcagctgctgcttgcGGTTGGGAGGTCACCCGGATCATAACGGCCTCAATCCGCAAATGGGTCTCGCGACTGCATGAAACGGGTAACGTTCAGGGTCCCCTCTAGATCAGACTGATTGGGGTCGGTGGGGTCGGTGGGGTCGTGGGTTGGTGGGGTGGagggggacatgcctccggcggctggggctctgccccagaccccgtggctcctcgaGCGGAGCTCGAGGAGTTTTGGTGGTCGTTTTATGCTCTGTGGTCGGTTCTGTGGTCTGGTTCTTTGAAAGTCAGCTGATCTGCCTGTTTGAGCTGTGGGTTTGCGGCGTTATTGAGTGAGCTGAGATGACCGAAGAGCTTGTATGTTTAATTATcttgattatttattgttaaCTACttcgatattttttttgacttttggCTCGTTGTGTGTTTACTGATGTCACTATTAAATCCTCGATATtgatttaattaatttttcCTTTGTTTTCGGTTAATTGTTCTTACCTTCATTATCTACTGGCCACTTACTCTCAGTATACACAGGGTATTTGGCAGGGATGTGTGCTAATGCTCGCTGCTGATCTGTGTAATCAAATGTGGATGTGGTTCTTACTTCGGTTGACACAAACGAAAACCACACTCTCACACCATTAAATCACTCAACGAACCTACTGAAATCAAATGCTATACTATAAATCTTCCTCGGATAGGGCTCTAAGTCACTTGGTGGGGTATAGTGGGGCAATTCCTGATAGTGGGTAGTGTTGCCGGCGGGGTCCGGgggttacccctgaatgATCGACAAGCGGGCCCTTGGAGTCGCAGCTGCTTTTTCTCGTTCGTCTTTAACCCGGATAAATACCCATTgttttatcttttgatgGGTTATTTTGGGGCTATTTTTACGTTTTATTTTGCCAAGAACTAACGCGAATAACTCCGTAGGGTCTCCGGCATCCGCCACAAGTAAAAACTCAACGGCCAGGCGGTCTTCCAAGGCGGGTTCTTGAAAAAACCCTAACCATATACTGATATAGAGCAGGAGGAGCACGACTCTGGCAAAGGAGCGTTAGTGCAGGTGAGATACATTCAGTACATATAAAAGGGATCTATCCCTATTTGGGTGTGGTGGACCTTCATCGCTTCTGTAATCTCAAACACTGTCTGATATTTGTCGTTATTGCCGGGACCTCACGGCTTTGCTCCAGTATTaatctgtatatatatatatacagattATCAGCCGGCACTTGGAGTTGTccttttttcaattgtttatTACGTTATTGGGTATCGGAAAGCCGGCGTCTTATCTAACCGGTATAGTCTAATTACTCGAAATTGCAAGgagtgaaatttcaaggGGTTTTCTGTCAATTGGTCgaaataatttttatttttggttgaAAACTGACTTTATAAAAAATTGAGGTTGCTTGCTGGTTCCAAGTCTAGCGGCTACAATGGGCTCTTGTTTATCCAGTCCAAAGTCAACGGAGGATAATGAGAATCAGAATGCTACAGTAAGGCTTAATGGAAATGCCCAAGGAGCCAACAAGTCGAATGTGTCAGGCAAATCTGGAGGCGCTGACATCAGTTCTGCTGTTCATGTTCAGACAAATGGTGGAtccaatggcaatggaCCATTGCCTGGGGGTCAGACTCCCTTATCTACATTTGCTAGTACTTACTCCGGTACGAATAGCACTCAGAACAATACAAATGGAAATAATATGATAAGTCCAGCAGTATCAGGAGTTCCCATGCAACCCAATTCCAGTAATGACAATTCTGGCAAAGATCCTGTGAAAATCCTACTTCTCGGTTCAGGAGAAAGTGGTAAATCAACTATCCTCAAGCAGATGAAGATCATTCATCAGAACGGTTATTCTCAGGAAGAGAGACTTATGTACAAGACTACTGTCTACAAGAATTTACTCGACTGTTCAAAAGCAGTTGTAGATGCGCTTGCCAAATTCGGTAtttctgttgatactgAAACCACTTCCGAAACTGATGTTGACAATATTGATGATACTAATGGTATAGAAACCACTGAAACTGCTGGTCACTCGCAGACTGATGATACTACTACTCAGCACTCTGACGCTGCCACCATGTCTACATTGACTACTAAACGTAGATACAGTCCAGTGTCACAACAAGATCTCGATTATATCTCCAAGTCGATTATCTCCCCTGATCCTGACACCGTGCTTGATCCCGAGCTAGTCTCCATTGTCGAAAGATTGTGGGCGCGACCCGAAGTCCGCAAACTAGTGAGTCAACGTCGGTCGGAGTTTTATATCATGGACTCTGCTCCTTACTTCTTTTCCAATGTGAAGCGAATCGGCGACCCTGACTATATCCCCAGTGTCAACGATATTCTACGAGCCCGTATCAAGACAACCGGTATCTATGAGACCCGATTCGACATGGGTGGTCTGGATATTTTGATGTACGACGTAGGAGGCCAGCGATCTGAACGTAAGAAATGGATCCACTGTTTTGAGAACGTGACGCTTGTGATTTTCTGTGTCGCCCTCTCTGAATATGACCAAGTCCTTCTAGAACAAAAGGGACAAAACCGTATGGCCGAATCGCTAGTACTTTTCGATTCCATCATCAACTCGCCATGGTTCGCACGCACCTCGGTGGTGCTCTTTCTCAACAAAATCGACGTGTTCACCGAAAAACTACCCTATTCTCCCTTAGAAAACTACTTCCCCGACTACACGGGCGGCAACGACGTCAACAAGGCCGTCAAATACATTCTCTACAGGTTCACCCAGACCAACCGGGCCGGCCTGAACATCTACCCGCATCTTACCCAAGCCACCGACACGTCCAACATCCGCCTCGTCTTCGCGGCCGTCAAAGAGACCATCCTCCAAAACGCGCTCAAAGACTCAGGTATTTTGTAACTCCACCTCtctaatttatttcattcGCATTCTCCCCTCAggggcgctgcctccggcggctggggctccgccccagaccccgctgctcctgcttcgcaggagataccAGGGACCCCGAAcgaatcgactcgagcgcagcgagaggagtagcggggtctggggcggagccccagccgccggaggcagaacccgTCCCGAGAGGCAATAAACAGCACatgtataaatatacttaGATATATTCTAAAACTAGGTGAACTTGAGTTCTCCCAGACGGGTGAGGACCTTTTGCACAGCGGCACGGAGCTCTGGTGACAGGTCTTTGCCGAGGATCTTGACCACCTCGGGATAGAAGTCGTGGATATTCTTCTCGAATTCGTTGTCCTTGAACCCGCTGTACTCGTCTAGGATTTGCACTACCACAGGCGAGAGGGTGTTCACATATCGCTCGTCAGTCGCAACGAGGTGGTTGTATCCTTTAATGATCTCGACACAGAGTGGAATCAGCTCGATCTCGACCTCGTCGCGACGGTTGCCGTTTTCGAGTTTACTGTCGTCTTTGTACaacctcatcatcaaacCAACATATGTCAGAGCAGATGTGGACTCTTGTTTCAGAAGGTTGGGCAGTTGTTTCATGAATCCCTGTCTCCACAACTCCAGTCGAAGCTCTCGGTTGTCGTTAAATTTCCTAGCAAACAGGTAGCTTGCTTTCAAGTGACCGCTCAATCGCAGAATGTCGTCGGTTGGCATCTTCTTGAACACTTCGGGGTTGTTCAGTAACTCTTCAACAGTATCGATCATTAACAATTGCAGGATACTGCGAACAATGGTCGCTCTGAACCTTGATGGTTTCTTGCCATTCTTGGATTTGTGTTTCGTGGGTGACAGGGTCGGGCTTGTTCCTTCAACTTCACCGTGATTCGCGTGTTCATCTTTACTGCCATTGCGACTATGTCCTCCATTGGCAGCACCGTTTTCAGAACTACTAGTCGGCGGAGTACTGGGTAAAACCACTTCTGATTCCCTTAGCAGACTGTTGTCGATGAGTTCATGTGCAGTGGTCGTTTTGAACAGATATTCCAGCTTGTCCACAATCAAGGACCAGTTTTGAGGAGATAGTTTTTCGACATTCTGGATGACCAGTTGCAATACACATGAGCTACCAATTCTCGAAACAGTATCATTTTCTTGGTCAATACATGTCACGAGGAGTTCCAAGAAACCGTCTAGCATTCTTTCCAGCGTCTCAAAATAATGCGTCAACAATGCAATCATGTTCCGTAGAGCTTGAatcattgttgttgacaacCACACAGACAGTTCGTCTTGCGTCTTGGACGATCTGGATTTGAGAACAACAAATATCGGGAACAGAAGCTTTCGGCAAATCGAGTCCCAGAAACTAGGTTCGAACTGTCCACCATATTCAActaaaatatcaaacatGTAGTTTAGTGCTCTTGATCTAACCTCTAGATCCTCACCGTTCATAATGATGTCATGCAATGAGAAGAGAATAGGGAACCATAACTCTGTATATTCGTCTTTAATTCCTGCAtccttttcctttttcAATGGGGCTATTCTCTTGATAGATTTTCTGAGCAAGTCAACAGCATGAAGACTGGTTTTTTGGTATTTGGGATTCTTTGCAAGGCTACTCAAGCAAAGCATTAGATCGCCAAAACTACCCTGTGAAATCACTTGTACAATATACTCGTCATAAATCTTTTTTGTCAAATCATATGATGCACTCACAATAGACCCTATTTTGTTAGTACCTTTTATCCCTACTCGGTCTCAACCAATCACTTTACATACCATATTCTACATTTGATGCCTTTGAGAAAACGCCAAACATAGCACTCCAGCCTGATTTGATACGATCCGATTTGGCTAGAATCATTTGCTGAAGACattccagaaccagctcCTTAGCAGCTTTGTCGTTGTTATGAACCATAGTATATTCAAAAGGTTTAAGGAAATCCTTTTGGAATTTGAAATGCGAAAGCTCCTctaaatcaaaaaatcGCAATGACAATTGTCGTAAAGAGTCGAGAGCAAATGAGACAACATTGGCATTCTCATGACTGCCCATTTTGTTAAACTGATCTCCCATGATGACCCACAATTGTGACCACTCAACTCTGATTCTCTCCATGTTATAGTACGATACATCAACCATTTTTTGCAGCGAGAACATCCGTGGATGGTCACTGTTACCAGAAGATTGAATTTCTTCAGAGGAAACAGCAGTCAATGCCTTGACAAACTCGACAATGCCATCTCCTGATAATTGCGAACTTTGTGTGAAAATCTTGTCCATGTCTACCTCGATAGTTGAAGACTGCAATTCGCGACCAACTTCAGGATTAAATACTGCAGCTCGGAAGTTAGCAGGACTACCAAACGAACGGACTCGATCAACTGATTCACGCGAGGCAAATCGAGCATTAGTGACATCAGGAATCGACTTTGCCTCAATACCACTGGCAATCAACTGGAATCTTTCCAATTGACTGATACAAGTCAAAACATCTTTCCACGATGACTTTAACATGTTTCCTTCGGATAAAGCAGTTGTGAGCAACACTTTGACAGCCTCTACATTCTTTAATTTCATCTCACTCAAACTCTGAAGATTTGTGAAATTAGCTAGTGCAGACACAAACGAAATTCGAGCCAGTTCAACATCAAACAGACAGGCAATTCTAATAGCCAGTCTCAAGCCCTCCATACACAACCTGACAACATCGGCTTCTTCACTCTCCTGGAATGGTCCACTTAAACCAGCAAGACAAGACATCCAAGCAAACTCAAACATTGGCTTGACATGCTCAATATGGGATGCGATATAAAACTCATTATCTTTGTTTCTACCATCTTCGCTGGAAATGAGTCTCTTGAAAAGCTGTTCCGTTTTGGATGACATTTCCTTGGATGCTTGCATGTATGCTTCACGTTGAAGGTCTCTTCCAACAGCTGCCAAAGTTAAACCAAAATTGGCTGCAAACGAGCCACCCTGAGTACCACCTGATGAGAGTAAAGCTGCGTGTTGTTCTGACAACAGCTTGATTTCATTTGTTTGAATTTCGTGGTAAATGTTCAAGAGGAACTCATCTGGCAGGTTGGCCGAGTCATTTATA
This window harbors:
- the SEC7 gene encoding Arf family guanine nucleotide exchange factor SEC7, with translation MLCLSSLAKNPKYQKTSLHAVDLLRKSIKRIAPLKKEKDAGIKDEYTELWFPILFSLHDIIMNGEDLEVRSRALNYMFDILVEYGGQFEPSFWDSICRKLLFPIFVVLKSRSSKTQDELSVWLSTTMIQALRNMIALLTHYFETLERMLDGFLELLVTCIDQENDTVSRIGSSCVLQLVIQNVEKLSPQNWSLIVDKLEYLFKTTTAHELIDNSLLRESEVVLPSTPPTSSSENGAANGGHSRNGSKDEHANHGEVEGTSPTLSPTKHKSKNGKKPSRFRATIVRSILQLLMIDTVEELLNNPEVFKKMPTDDILRLSGHLKASYLFARKFNDNRELRLELWRQGFMKQLPNLLKQESTSALTYVGLMMRLYKDDSKLENGNRRDEVEIELIPLCVEIIKGYNHLVATDERYVNTLSPVVVQILDEYSGFKDNEFEKNIHDFYPEVVKILGKDLSPELRAAVQKVLTRLGELKFT